In one Rutidosis leptorrhynchoides isolate AG116_Rl617_1_P2 chromosome 8, CSIRO_AGI_Rlap_v1, whole genome shotgun sequence genomic region, the following are encoded:
- the LOC139863973 gene encoding uncharacterized protein, translating to MGIDKVVVSHLQYADDTMFFLECSKSNARNLINILKCFELALRLKVNFPKSCLYGVGVNPVEGRGDSKAYGMSIRLVLLKSILNSLPLYYFALFRAPRCVVDFLKSVRRIFFWGVDLSGSKFS from the exons ATGGGAATTGATAAAGTCGTGGTGTCTCATTTACAATACGCGGATGATACGATGTTCTTTCTTGAATGTTCTAAATCAAATGCTCGCAACCTTATCAACATCCTAAAATGTTTTGAGTTGGCTTTGAGGTTAAAAGTAAATTTCCCCAAAAGTTGTCTTTATGGGGTAGGGGTTAATCCGGTAGAGGGTAGAGGAGATAGCAAAGCGTATGGGATGTCAATCCG ATTAGTTCTTCTAAAATCGATTCTTAATAGTCTCCCCTTGTACTACTTCGCGCTTTTTCGTGCCCCGCGTTGTGTGGTTGATTTTCTTAAGAGTGTGAGGCGTATTTTCTTTTGGGGTGTGGATCTTTCGGGTTCAAAATTTTCTTAG